One part of the Candidatus Methylomirabilota bacterium genome encodes these proteins:
- a CDS encoding DUF3105 domain-containing protein, with protein sequence KPAGGASRLPGESVPDLGSVRVGTVDGRHEAYNSDPPTSGARLPHIAPWGIHANPLPRELQVANLDEGGVVINYRPDCASRVLATLESVVRGYPEYVVLAPYPRLDRCIALTAWTRIDRFDEPDRDRVVRFVEAHRRRSTNEAPCVEWRR encoded by the coding sequence GAAACCGGCTGGCGGCGCGTCACGGCTGCCGGGGGAATCGGTTCCGGACCTCGGCAGCGTGCGCGTCGGGACCGTCGACGGCCGGCATGAGGCGTACAACTCCGACCCGCCGACATCCGGTGCCCGGCTGCCGCACATCGCTCCGTGGGGGATCCACGCGAACCCGCTTCCGCGTGAATTGCAGGTGGCCAACCTTGACGAGGGCGGAGTGGTCATCAACTACCGGCCGGATTGCGCGTCACGCGTCCTGGCCACGCTGGAGTCAGTCGTCAGGGGCTATCCGGAGTACGTGGTGCTCGCCCCGTACCCTCGCCTCGATCGGTGTATCGCGCTCACGGCCTGGACGCGCATCGACAGATTCGACGAGCCGGACCGGGACCGGGTGGTGCGGTTCGTCGAGGCCCACCGGCGCCGCTCCACCAATGAAGCGCCCTGCGTCGAGTGGCGCCGGTAG
- a CDS encoding nucleotidyltransferase domain-containing protein: MPLHDPPNQLGQRNVEAFCFGTERLKLLAVQVDHGAGAHGGIIMAASGQHKGRPPCSVERLMDLSAQRAAYARKLDQAARTLVEALSPVDGIERISIFGSYARGRRDLATDLDVLVVWQTDKPFVDRLRFLYGLVQVPVDLDMLCYTPAEFDDLRDAPFLRHIAGEEVVIFEKKSA, encoded by the coding sequence GTGCCGCTTCACGATCCGCCGAATCAACTCGGCCAGCGAAACGTCGAGGCGTTTTGCTTCGGCACGGAGCGCCTGAAGCTCCTCGCGGTCCAGGTAGATCATGGTGCGGGCGCGCATGGCGGCATTATAATGGCAGCATCAGGACAACACAAAGGCAGGCCGCCCTGCTCGGTGGAAAGACTCATGGATCTGTCGGCCCAGCGGGCTGCCTATGCCCGAAAGCTCGACCAGGCTGCGCGGACACTCGTCGAGGCGCTATCACCCGTCGATGGTATCGAGCGGATCAGTATCTTCGGGTCCTATGCCCGGGGGCGCCGGGATCTCGCGACCGACCTCGACGTGCTGGTGGTGTGGCAGACCGACAAGCCGTTCGTGGATCGTCTTCGGTTCCTGTACGGGCTCGTCCAGGTGCCGGTGGATCTGGACATGCTCTGCTATACCCCGGCCGAGTTCGACGACCTGAGGGACGCGCCGTTTCTACGCCACATCGCAGGCGAGGAGGTCGTGATCTTTGAGAAGAAGTCCGCTTGA
- a CDS encoding HEPN domain-containing protein, whose amino-acid sequence MRRSPLEEGRRWLEQAEADLRWADDLARRGGYHIACFLAQQVGEKALKAFLYADGVEVVLGHSIERLCAEAAEQHAQFGELARRWSILDGHYVPTRYPNSLPDSIPALVYTEDAAREAVRLATEIVRYVGERLSEREGAS is encoded by the coding sequence TTGAGAAGAAGTCCGCTTGAGGAGGGCCGGCGCTGGCTCGAGCAGGCCGAAGCGGACCTTCGATGGGCAGACGACCTGGCCCGACGGGGCGGGTACCACATCGCGTGCTTTCTCGCCCAGCAGGTCGGGGAGAAGGCCCTCAAGGCGTTTCTATATGCTGACGGGGTGGAAGTCGTCCTCGGTCATTCGATCGAGCGGCTGTGCGCGGAGGCGGCCGAGCAGCACGCGCAGTTTGGCGAGCTGGCTCGACGCTGGTCGATCCTCGACGGACACTATGTGCCGACGCGCTACCCGAACAGCCTGCCGGACAGCATCCCGGCACTCGTCTATACGGAGGACGCGGCGCGGGAAGCTGTCCGCCTGGCCACCGAGATCGTCCGGTACGTCGGTGAGCGGCTGAGCGAGCGGGAGGGCGCGTCGTGA
- a CDS encoding AMP-binding protein, producing MSPEVSERRAAWALDLPKSEAEIEAIHRERKRLAVERARRSTLLRPRVEGIAVDKLDDPEEWRKIPLLTKEELRTLPTEAFYREFCLAPLGAAREVWRSGGVTGKPLFYPRGDEDLRYALGVAFRRIWPCIGAGPGDVVHDSFPLGIHPVGQLVARSAQLEGLSTVWAGAGTTTPSLLQVELIRDLRPTIFAAMPSYALHLANVAEAHGIDLAACGVRKVLVSAEPLTDAKRGKLARAWGAPVYNSFGMTEGSMITVERDGMDGMVAWSDLFYLEVIDTESGRPVPEGQPGALVMTPLWSNTLTPFLRWLSGDIVTLRRQPRTADPFSVFPVLTHALRTEGFFKVRGVNLNHADLEDFLFAQPAITDFRAEAVSTAGLDALRLLVEVRRGGEPAAVAKSLAAAVKARFELTPEVEVLPAGTLAAEFEKTVKAPRFVDKR from the coding sequence ATGTCGCCTGAGGTGTCCGAACGGCGCGCCGCGTGGGCGCTGGACCTGCCGAAGAGCGAGGCCGAGATCGAGGCCATTCACCGCGAGCGGAAGCGCCTGGCCGTGGAGCGCGCGCGGCGCTCGACGCTTCTGCGCCCGCGCGTGGAAGGGATTGCGGTGGACAAGCTCGACGATCCCGAGGAATGGCGCAAGATCCCACTGCTCACCAAGGAGGAGCTGCGCACGCTCCCGACCGAGGCGTTCTACCGTGAGTTCTGCCTCGCCCCGCTCGGCGCCGCCCGCGAGGTCTGGCGGTCGGGCGGCGTCACCGGCAAGCCGCTCTTCTACCCGCGCGGGGACGAGGACCTGCGCTACGCCCTCGGGGTCGCCTTCCGGCGGATCTGGCCGTGCATCGGCGCCGGCCCCGGCGACGTCGTCCACGACTCCTTCCCGCTCGGCATCCACCCGGTCGGCCAGCTCGTCGCCCGGTCGGCGCAGCTGGAGGGCCTCAGCACCGTCTGGGCCGGCGCCGGGACGACGACGCCCTCGCTGCTGCAGGTGGAGCTGATCCGCGACCTCCGGCCGACGATCTTCGCCGCGATGCCGAGCTACGCCCTCCATCTCGCCAACGTCGCGGAGGCCCACGGGATCGACCTCGCGGCCTGCGGCGTGCGCAAGGTGCTGGTCAGCGCCGAGCCCTTGACCGACGCCAAGCGGGGGAAGCTCGCGCGCGCGTGGGGCGCTCCGGTCTACAACAGCTTCGGCATGACCGAGGGGTCGATGATCACGGTCGAGCGGGACGGCATGGACGGGATGGTCGCGTGGAGCGATCTCTTCTACCTGGAGGTGATCGACACGGAGTCCGGCCGGCCCGTCCCGGAGGGGCAGCCGGGCGCGCTCGTCATGACGCCGCTCTGGTCCAACACGCTCACCCCGTTCCTGCGCTGGCTGAGCGGCGATATCGTGACGTTGCGGCGCCAGCCGCGGACCGCCGATCCGTTCTCGGTCTTTCCGGTCCTGACTCACGCCCTCCGCACGGAGGGCTTCTTCAAGGTCCGCGGGGTGAACCTCAACCACGCGGACCTCGAGGATTTTCTGTTCGCCCAGCCGGCGATCACCGACTTCCGCGCCGAGGCGGTCTCGACGGCGGGGCTGGATGCGCTCCGGCTCCTCGTCGAGGTGCGGCGTGGCGGCGAGCCGGCGGCCGTGGCCAA